A single window of Aspergillus flavus chromosome 4, complete sequence DNA harbors:
- a CDS encoding 60S ribosomal protein eL43 (60S ribosomal protein L43), whose protein sequence is MTKRTKKVGITGKYGTRYGASLRKQVKKMEVSQHARYVCTFCGKNTVKRQAVGIWECKGCKKTVAGGAYTVSTPAAAATRSTIRRLREIAEV, encoded by the exons ATGACCAAGCGCACTAAGA AGGTCGGTATCACGGGTAAATATGGTACCAG ATACGGTGCCTCCCTGCGTAAgcaggtgaagaagatggaagtgTCCCAGCACGCCCGCTACGTCTGCACCTTCTGCGGTAAGAACACCGTCAAGCGCCAGGCTGTTGGTATCTGGGAGTGCAAGGGTTGCAAGAAGACCGTCGCCGGTGGTGCCTACACCGTCTC CACCCCCGCCGCCGCTGCCACCCGCTCCACCATCCGTCGTCTCAGGGAAATCGCGGAGGTTTAA